A single genomic interval of Drosophila virilis strain 15010-1051.87 chromosome 2, Dvir_AGI_RSII-ME, whole genome shotgun sequence harbors:
- the LOC6630162 gene encoding brain-specific serine protease 4, which translates to MRHSMAIIATQMLKLPLTLLLFSLSLRIVLTQSRSPSGCYSIFRYQQQSDHWIGLLTPPEDGLKSVEWLVRFVSHGTDQNGTVSSLDPYPDKQTALQAMHNGGRAECFVRFDGYVHLVPKVVHIELNGQVLCTASGYAPPSTRMTRELHMAVTSQTTQEHRSTGLIHAPITPTPWMATTTEKSAASVGSNWGRWDANPFLKPLKNNREEPIVIVDTRRDPAEEECGLEGYVALQNGGEIVPRGRFPWLAALYLDTNIDPNKIQLIYKCVTSLISARTVITAAHCIYSYTPAQLRVYVGRHDTSLHPEKDATLMTVESMRTHPDFVGNVVPDCDVGLLVLAEKVQFSFYVRPICLWSNGMSLDGEEEIAVAGWGNDANFKPTRFPVAVNVTLVSREMCLSDMLTARDFLTPRALCADNSQGHGPCLGDSGGGLMVLRNGRWYVRGIVSLAQRAGHGCNLSRSVIYSDVASHLSWVERNIVR; encoded by the exons ATGCGACATTCAATGGCAATCATTGCAACTCAGATGCTTAAGCTGCCGCTGACGCTGTTGCTGTTCAGCCTCAGTTTACGCATTGTGTTGACCCAGAGCCGATCACCCTCCGGGTGTTACAGTATCTTCAGATATCAGCAACAGAGCGATCATTGGATAGGGCTTCTCACGCCCCCAGAGGATGGACTGAAAAGCGTCGAATGGCTGGTGCGTTTTGTATCTCATGGCACAGACCAG AATGGAACAGTCAGTTCACTGGATCCTTATCCGGATAAGCAAACCGCTCTCCAAGCAATGCACAACGGCGGACGAGCCGAATGCTTTGTGCGCTTCGATGGCTACGTTCATCTGGTGCCCAAGGTAGTGCACATCGAGCTGAATGGGCAAGTGTTGTGCACTGCCAGTGGAT ACGCACCACCCTCAACAAGAATGACGCGCGAGTTGCACATGGCTGTTACGTCACAGACTACTCAAGAGCACAGGAGCACAGGATTAATTCATGCACCAATAACTCCTACTCCGTGGATGGCAACGACTACAGAAAAATCGGCTGCATCGGTTGGCTCAAATTGGGGTCGCTGGGATGCCAATCCGTTTTTGAAGCCGCTGAAGAACAACAGAGAAGAACCTATTGTCATTGTGGATACGCGTCGTGACCCGGCAGAAGAGGAGTGCGGCTTGGAGGGTTATGTTGCCTTACAGAATGGAGGTGAAATCGTGCCCAGAGGGCGTTTTCCGTGGCTGGCCGCGCTTTATCTCGACACCAATATCGACCCCAATAAGATTCAGCTAATTTACAAATGCGTGACTTCACTAATCTCTGCACGCACGGTCATAACGGCGGCCCATTGCATCTACAGCTATACGCCGGCCCAGCTGAGAGTCTATGTGGGACGTCATGACACAAGCTTGCATCCCGAAAAGGATGCTACTTTGATGACTGTGGAGAGCATGCGCACGCATCCCGACTTTGTAGGCAATGTGGTGCCTGACTGTGATGTAGGTCTACTCGTGCTCGCCGAGAAGGTACAATTCTCTTTTTACGTGCGGCCCATTTGCCTGTGGAGCAACGGCATGTCGCTCGATGGCGAAGAAGAGATTGCTGTCGCCGGCTGGGGCAATGATGCCAATTTTAAGCCAACGCGCTTTCCTGTAGCCGTTAATGTGACCCTGGTGTCCAGGGAGATGTGTCTGTCTGATATGCTGACTGCCAGGGACTTTCTGACACCTCGTGCACTCTGCGCGGATAACAGCCAGGGGCATGGGCCCTGCCTGGGAGACTCCGGAGGTGGATTGATGGTGCTGCGCAATGGGCGCTGGTACGTGCGCGGCATCGTCTCCCTGGCTCAACGCGCGGGACATGGCTGCAACTTGTCTCGCTCTGTCATCTACTCTGACGTTGCCAGTCATCTCAGCTGGGTAGAGCGTAATATTGTgagataa
- the Sp212 gene encoding CLIP domain-containing serine protease B10 translates to MSTQLRLLLVAIVLMASVAQRLPENSCAKYFQYVQNGIGSFQGEVTLALQNGRNRIDVRFSMRGIIDVTVMGALQPYPDEATARASLGAAKFRLSLWPDVSGVLPKLTRLAFNDFTLCTASEYDPPTSFFNRFYEFHINNLQSPRWLVPTPVGQTFSQGQTDVEIKTVIFDGSEDAIAHILSDFVNEQRSTTAAAWSPWQTAIVRGTTSSVVRQSWPPSTTPTVPIASPAPWPSATPAPPLTPTANWLNPKAVSSPSASKSTYECGQDETLVPFILRGEGYPRGRFPWLTAVYYKQSFSFDFKCGGSLVSTSVVITAAHCVYNVKEDRVRVGVGRYDLRDDKEEGAEARDVSRIRVHPEFSMRVQLQPDSDIALLTLETPVIFNDIISPICLWEAAETEIAAEVGSIAGWGTDEKGNDVTRYPHVVEAKIASEADCANSWNGQRVLVRTLCASNLDGSGPCLGDSGGGLMIKHNNRWLLRAVVSQGKRSPTEFCNHTVYVLYCDLAKHMNWISQNIN, encoded by the exons ATGAGCACGCAACTACGGCTGCTGCTTGTGGCCATCGTGTTAATGGCATCCGTTGCTCAGCGTCTGCCGGAGAACTCGTGCGCAAAGTACTTTCAGTATGTCCAAAATGGCATTGGCAGCTTTCAGGGCGAGGTGACTCTTGCCTTGCAAAATGGCCGCAATCGCATCGATGTGCGGTTCTCGATGCGCGGCATTATAGAT GTAACTGTAATGGGCGCCTTGCAGCCATATCCCGATGAGGCTACAGCGCGCGCCAGTTTGGGTGCTGCTAAGTTTCGGCTTAGCCTCTGGCCGGATGTGTCGGGTGTACTGCCCAAGCTAACGAGGTTGGCATTCAATGATTTTACGCTTTGCACAGCCAGCGAAT ACGATCCGCCCACCAGTTTCTTCAATCGCTTTTACGAGTTCCACATTAACAATCTGCAATCACCGCGTTGGCTCGTTCCCACGCCTGTGGGGCAAACATTTTCGCAGGGACAGACCGATGTGGAGATCAAAACAGTTATCTTTGATGGATCGGAGGACGCAATAGCTCATATTCTGTCCGATTTTGTCAATGAACAGCGCTCCAccacagctgctgcttggTCACCTTGGCAGACGGCAATAGTAAGGGGTACTACAAGCTCCGTGGTTCGACAAAGTTGGCCCCCATCGACAACACCAACAGTACCTATTGCTTCCCCCGCCCCTTGGCCCTCAGCAACGCCTGCGCCGCCATTAACTCCAACTGCCAATTGGTTGAATCCTAAAGCCGTGTCGTCACCAAGTGCTTCCAAGTCAACATACGAGTGTGGCCAAGACGAAACGTTAGTACCCTTCATACTACGAGGTGAAGGATATCCGCGTGGCAGGTTCCCTTGGCTGACAGCTGTATATTACAAGCAGTCATTTTCGTTTGACTTTAAGTGCGGCGGCTCGCTGGTCTCGACCAGTGTAGTTATCACGGCCGCCCACTGTGTCTACAATGTAAAGGAGGATCGGGTTAGGGTAGGGGTGGGTCGCTATGATTTGCGTGATGACAAGGAAGAAGGTGCTGAGGCGCGCGACGTATCACGCATTAGGGTGCATCCGGAATTCTCCATGCGCGTGCAGCTACAGCCGGATTCGGATATTGCGCTGCTCACATTAGAAACTCCAGTAAT cttcaATGACATAATCAGTCCTATTTGTCTGTGGGAAGCAGCTGAGACCGAAATTGCAGCCGAAGTCGGCTCCATTGCCGGCTGGGGAACGGATGAGAAAGGCAACGATGTGACACGTTATCCGCATGTTGTCGAGGCGAAGATTGCCAGCGAGGCGGATTGTGCAAATAGCTGGAATGGCCAGAGGGTTCTCGTCCGCACGCTGTGTGCCAGCAACCTAGATGGTTCTGGTCCATGTCTTGGTGATTCTGGTGGTGGCTTGATGATTAAACACAACAACCGCTGGCTGCTCCGGGCAGTTGTATCTCAGGGCAAGCGGAGCCCAACTGAGTTCTGTAATCACACCGTGTATGTGCTGTATTGCGATCTTGCCAAGCATATGAACTGGATTAGCCAGAACATAAACTAG